A region from the Takifugu rubripes chromosome 22, fTakRub1.2, whole genome shotgun sequence genome encodes:
- the dusp28 gene encoding dual specificity phosphatase 28 — MLQLCKVTGSLLIGNARSACSDQLVEQEGVTLCINVSRQQPFPANHAVQRLQIPVYDDPNEDLYSHFDGCADAIQEEAERGGHALVYCKNGRSRSATICIAYLLKHHRLTLTQALQTVKAARHVIDPNPGFLAQLKRYEQELNQC; from the exons atgctgcagctgtGTAAAGTCACCGGGTCCCTGCTCATCGGGAACGCCCGCTCAGCCTGCAGCGACCAGCTGGTTGAGCAGGAGGGGGTGACGCTCTGCATCAACGTGTCCCGGCAACAGCCGTTCCCCGCCAACCACGCCGTCCAGAGGCTGCAGATCCCGGTCTACGATGACCCCAACGAAGACCTTTACAGCCACTTTGACGGCTGCGCCGACGCCatccaggaggaggcggagcgtGGAGGTCACGCCCTCGTTTACTGCAAGAACGGGCGCAGCCGCTCGGCGACCATCTGCATCGCCTACCTGCTGAAACATCACaggctgaccctgacccaagcCCTCCAG ACAGTGAAGGCGGCTCGTCATGTGATCGACCCAAACCCGGGTTTCCTGGCCCAGCTGAAGCGGTATGAACAGGAGCTGAACCAGTGCTGA
- the LOC101070158 gene encoding LOW QUALITY PROTEIN: deubiquitinating protein VCIP135 (The sequence of the model RefSeq protein was modified relative to this genomic sequence to represent the inferred CDS: deleted 1 base in 1 codon) has product MSLLLSSKKKDKRILSGTCPDPKCQARLFFPAHGSVSIECTDCGQRHEQKNLLNVEEVTDPDVVLHNLLRNALLGVTGAPKKGTELVKVMGLSNYHCKLLSPLLTRYGMDRQTGKAQLLRDMNQGEVFDCSLLGDRAFLIEPEHVSTMGYGKDRSGSLIYLHDTLEEVKKSNGNRECLIPVHVDGDGHCLVHAVSRALVGRELFWHALRENLKQNFKQNLDHYKALFQDFIDAAEWEDIITECDPLFVPPEGVPLGLRNIHIFGLANVLHRPIILLDSLSGMRSSGDYSATFLPGLVAEDQCRGKDGKLNKPICIAWSSSGRNHYIPLVGIKSSVLPKLPARLLPKAWGVPQELIRRYIKLEPDGSCVIGGDRSLQDKYLMRLVNAMEEVFMEKHKIHPALVADVHQYVFRRTGVIGVQPEEVTEAAKKLVLEKRLHRCLNCSALVELHVPQDWLGPGGKLYNLAKSTHGQLRVDKNYSFPLNNLVCSYDPQQDVLVPDYTLSSLNTCTWCHGTSVRHIHGNGSVVYLDGDRTNTRSQGGKCGCGFKHFWEGREYDNLPEAFPITLEWGGRQVRETVYWFQYEMDSALNSNVYDVAMKLVTKHFPGEFGSEILVQKVVNTILHHTAKKNPDDYNPVSIERAHAQHGAPDAPPADPQPPTKIILTGQKAKTLHKEELTMSRAERSIQQSIGEHAAATQKRHTDKLKQEQRGATSPEPGSPSAPATPTKSSPAANKEKKIRVSTSDGRQATLTLQASTTFAELQRGVARQFAIPPEQQCIRFGFPPKGLASPREGEENEPVALQHGDRVTVEILKGPDKSPAPSEARGRHEAKTEEALTSGRTSGRELQESIDLEISSLCLLATLMGEDVWSYAKTLPHLFQRGGVFYNIVMKDMGLMDGKHCTLPHLSGKTFVYNAADERLELCVDAAGHFQIGPDVEERVKGALVQVGARGSREGSPAHSVLRLGSGGVVRKKEQNVAAFQGKGHSLGSAGGSSPPEHRPITRQHSSGTDLSASVSRGPPDLSQIPEDTTRELVRMAPGFVTTKDGRGVDPGVMEQQRRKLQEMVSSIQASMERHLKEQMGGGKSGGEAAAGEPGKAELKTEELEEMESQPAEQSGAAEPMDHS; this is encoded by the exons ATgtcgctgctgctcagctctaaGAAAAAAGATAAACGGATTCTGTCGGGTACCTGCCCGGACCCGAAATGTCAGGCGAGGCTCTTCTTCCCAGCTCACGGCTCCGTTAGCATCGAGTGCACCGACTGCGGACAAAGACACGAGCAGAAGAACCTGCTAAATGTGGAAGAAGTCACGGATCCAGATGTCGTGCTTCATAATCTGCTCAGAAACGCCCTGCTCGGCGTCACCGGGGCCCCGAAGAAAGGCACGGAGCTGGTGAAAGTGATGGGTCTGTCCAACTACCACTGCAAGCTGCTGTCCCCGCTGCTCACCCGGTACGGCATGGACAGGCAGACCGGCAAGGCCCAGCTGCTGCGGGACATGAACCAGGGAGAGGTGTTCGACTGCTCGCTGTTGGGGGACAGAGCCTTCCTGATCGAACCGGAACATGTCTCCACCATGGGCTATGGGAAAGACCGGTCCGGGAGCCTTATTTATCTCCACGACACTCTGGAAGAGGTGAAGAAATCCAACGGTAACAGAGAGTGTCTCATACCGGTCCACGTGGACGGAGATGGGCACTGCCTGGTCCATGCTGTGTCCAGAGCTCTGGTGGGCCGGGAACTGTTCTGGCACGCTCTGAGGGAGAACCTGAAACAGAACTTCAAGCAGAACCTGGACCACTACAAGGCTCTTTTTCAGGATTTCATCGACGCTGCAGAATGGGAGGACATCATCACCGAGTGCGACCCCTTGTTCGTCCCGCCTGAAGGCGTCCCGCTCGGACTGCGCAATATTCATATTTTTGGGCTGGCCAATGTCCTTCACCGGCCCATCATCTTGCTGGACTCGCTGAGCGGGATGAGAAGCTCTGGAGACTATTCCGCGACCTTTCTGCCG GGACTGGTGGCCGAGGACCAGTGCAGAGGAAAAGACGGGAAGCTCAACAAACCCATCTGCATCGCCTGGAGCAGCTCTGGCAGGAACCACTACATCCCCCTGGTGGGCATCAAGAGCAGCGTGCTGCCCAAGCTGCCGGCCCGCCTGCTGCCCAAGGCCTGGGGCGTCCCCCAGGAGCTCATCAGGAGGTACATCAAGCTGGAGCCAGACGGGAGCTGCGTGATCGGCGGCGACCGCAGCCTGCAGGATAAATACCTGATGCGGCTGGTCAATGCCATGGAGGAGGTGTTCATGGAGAAGCACAAAATCCACCCGGCGCTGGTGGCCGACGTGCACCAGTACGTCTTCAGACGGACCGGCGTGATCGGCGTGCAGCCGGAGGAGGTGACCGAGGCCGCCAAGAAGTTGGTGTTGGAGAAGAGGCTGCACCGCTGCCTGAACTGCAGCGCCCTGGTGGAGCTCCACGTGCCGCAGGACTGGCTGGGCCCGGGGGGGAAGCTCTACAACCTGGCCAAGTCCACCCACGGCCAGCTGCGGGTGGACAAGAACTACAGCTTCCCCCTCAACAACCTGGTCTGCTCCTACGACCCCCAGCAGGACGTCCTGGTCCCGGACTACACGCTGAGTTCCCTCAACACCTGCACCTGGTGCCACGGCACGTCGGTGCGCCACATCCACGGCAACGGCTCCGTCGTCTACCTGGACGGGGACAGAACCAACACCCGCTCGCAGGGCGGGAAGTGCGGCTGCGGCTTCAAGCACTTTTGGGAGGGCAGAGAATACGACAACCTGCCCGAGGCCTTCCCCATCACGCTGGAGTGGGGGGGGCGGCAGGTGAGGGAGACGGTGTACTGGTTCCAGTACGAGATGGACTCCGCCCTCAACAGCAACGTGTACGACGTGGCCATGAAGCTGGTGACGAAGCATTTCCCCGGTGAGTTCGGCAGTGAGATCCTGGTGCAGAAGGTGGTCAACACCATCCTGCACCACACGGCCAAGAAGAACCCCGACGACTACAACCCGGTGAGCATCGAGCGGGCCCACGCGCAGCACGGCGCCCCCGACGCCCCGCCGGCCGACCCGCAGCCCCCCACTAAGATCATCCTGACGGGTCAGAAGGCGAAGACGCTGCACAAGGAGGAGCTGACGATGAGCCGGGCGGAGCGCAGCATCCAGCAGAGCATCGGCGagcacgccgccgccacgcAGAAGCGCCACACTGACAAGCTGAAGCAAGAGCAGCGAGGCGCCACGTCACCAGAACCCGGCTCCCCTTCGGCCCCAGCCACGCCCACAAAATCCTCCCCCGCGGCCAATAAGGAGAAGAAGATCCGCGTGAGCACCAGCGACGGCCGGCAGGCCACGCTGACCCTGCAGGCCTCCACCACCTTCGCCGAGCTGCAGAGGGGCGTCGCCAGGCAGTTCGCCATCCCTCCGGAACAGCAGTGCATCCGCTTCGGCTTCCCTCCCAAAGGGCTGGCGTCGCCGAGGGAGGGCGAGGAGAACGAGCCCGTGGCCCTGCAGCATGGCGACAGGGTGACCGTGGAGATCCTGAAGGGCCCCGACaagagccccgccccctccgagGCCCGCGGGCGCCATGAGGCGAAGACTGAGGAGGCGCTGACGTCAGGCAGGACGAGCGGCCgcgagctgcaggagagcatcGATCTGGAGatctcctctctgtgtctcctaGCAACCCTGATGG GTGAGGACGTGTGGTCCTACGCCAAGACGCTGCCACACCTGTTCCAGAGGGGCGGAGTCTTCTACAACATCGTGATGAAGGACATGG GTCTGATGGACGGGAAACACTGCACCTTACCGCACCTGAGCGGGAAAACCTTCGTCTACAACGCGGCGGACGAGCGCCTGGAGCTGTGCGTGGACGCCGCCGGGCACTTCCAGATCGGCCCTGACGTGGAGGAGCGCGTGAAGGGGGCGCTGGTGCAGGTTGGCGccaggggcagcagagagggaagccccgcccacagcgtCCTGCGGCTGGGCAGCGGCGGCGTCGTCCGTAAGAAGGAGCAGAATGTGGCGGCGTTCCAAGGTAAAGGCCACTCCCTGGGCAGCGCCGGCGGCTCCTCCCCTCCTGAGCACCGGCCTATCACGCGCCAGCACAGCAGCGGCACGGACCTCAGCGCCAGCGTCTCCAGGGGGCCCCCCGACCTGTCCCAGATCCCCGAGGACACCACGCGGGAGCTGGTGCGCATGGCGCCGGGATTTGTCACCACCAAGGACGGCCGCGGCGTCGACCCCGGCGtgatggagcagcagcggcggaagctgcaggagatggTGTCGTCCATCCAGGCCTCCATGGAGCGCCACCTGAAGGAGCAGATGGGCGGCGGCAAGAGCGGCGGGGAGGCCGCGGCCGGGGAGCCTGGGAAGGCGGAGCTAAAGACGGAAGaactggaggagatggagagccaGCCCGCTGAGCAGAGCGGCGCGGCGGAGCCCATGGATCACTCCTGA
- the LOC115247921 gene encoding protein ALEX — protein MFSSRFCPSLFHCVWIFGSGTRLVVSDAALVQPVLSVYPAASRDPLEGRTALLCVASDMVPPLVRFSWRRQRADSAVEESPPAHEEELQLREPGRITSIRLLDRDAVHTYKYRCSVQHEGGAVKAQSQQEVAPVPPSIPPSAPPSIPPSIPPSAPPSIPPSIPPSIPPSIPPSIPPSVLRMKLLSFVYTALMMKSLLSCCGISL, from the exons atgttcagcagcagattttgtCCTTCTCTGTTTCACTGTGTCTGGATTTTTGGATCTGGAACCAGACTCGTCGTCTCAG ATGCGGCGCTGGTCCAGCCTGTGTTGAGCGTGTACCCAGCAGCATCCAGAGATCCTCTGGAGGGGAGGACcgccctgctgtgtgtggcctcagacatggttcctcctctggtgaggttctcctggaggagacaacGGGCCGACAGTGCTGTGGAGGAGTCACCTCCTGCccatgaagaagagctgcagctcagagagccgggccgcatcacctccatcagactGCTGGACCGGGACGCCGTCCACACCTATAAATACCGCTGCTCCGTGCAGCACGAGGGGGGGGcggtgaaggcccagtcccagcaag agGTTGCACCagtccccccgtccatccctccgtctgcccccccgtccatccctccgtccatccctccgtctgcccccccgtccatccctccgtccatccctccgtccatccccccgtccatccctccatccatccccccgtctgtgctgaggatgaagctgctctcttttgtctacacggccctgatgatgaagagtctgctgagctgctgtggaatctctctg